TCATCCTCTCCTATCTGGTCTCCCAAGCTGGGAGCAAGGTCCACCGGGTAGCCCTCCTCGTCCTCGTCTACCTCCTCACGGAAAACGCCCTATGGGTGTCCCTGGTCCTGGGGGTGCAACTCCTCGGCACCGTGGTCTTCTCCCCCCTCCTCTCCGCCTGGGCGGACACCCAGGACAGGAGGCGGCTTCTCATCTGGTCCGACCTCCTCCGCGCTCCCCTGGTGGCCCTGATCCCCCTTCTTGGGGCCAACAGCCTGCCCGCCCTTCTCCTTCTGGTCTTTGCCATAGAGCTCCTTCGCAACCTCCACGACCCCATCCAGAACGCCGTGGTCCCGGACCTGGTGCCCAAAGAGGAGGTGGACGAGGCCAACAGCCTGATCCTCCTCACCGACCGCCTCTCCGAGGTCCTCTTCGTAGGGGCAGCGGGGGTGTTGGTGGCCACGGTGGGCCCGCCCTTCGCCTTTTACCTGAACGCGGCCACCTATCTGGTTGCGGGCCTCCTCCTCCTGGGCCTCCCCTCCTTGAGGCCGCACCGGCTGCCCAAGGCAGGCTACCTGGACCGGGTCAAGGAGGGCCTGGGCCACCTCGTGGGCCACCCCACCATAAGGCGGGCCGTGGGCACCCTCTTCGTCGCCGCCTGCTTTGGCTCGGTGGAAACAGCCCTGGGGGTGGTCCTGGCGATCAAGTGGCTCGGGGTGGGCTCCGCGGGCTTTGGCTTCATGGAGGCGGCCATGGCCTTAGGGGCCATCCTGGGGGGGCTGGCCATGCCCTACCTCCTCAGGCGCTTCCCCCGGGAAAGGCTCTTCCTCTACGCCCTCCTCCTCTTCGGGGTCTTTGAGGCCTCCATCGGACTCTTCCCCGTCTTCGCCTGGGTGCTGGTGGCCTTCTTCCTGGCGGGGTTCCTCAACATGGCCTTCATCGTCCCGGCCCGTTCCATCCTCCAGCTCAACACCCCCCAGGAAATGCGGGGGCGGATCTTTGCCGCCTTCAGCGCGGTGATGAACGCCGCCGTGCTCACGGGCACCATGCTGGGAGGGGCCCTGGAAGGGGTCCTAGGGGCCCCCCTGGTCTTCCTCCTGGCAGGGGTCATGGTGAGCCTGGCCGCGGGCTACGCCCTCCTCACCGGGGGGATCCCCGCCCCCCAGGAAGGCCCCAGGACCACCCAGGCCTAAGGGCCTAGCTCCTCCCTCAACCAGCGGGCCGCCTCCAGGGCGTAGTAGGTGAGGAGGCCTTGGGCCCCGGCCCGGCGGAGGGCGTAGAGGCTTTCCAGAACCGCCCGCCTTTCATCCAGCCATCCCCGGAGGGCCGCCGCCTTCAGCATGGCGTACTCCCCGGAGACCTGGTAGGCGAAGAGGGGCTTGGCGAAGCGGCCCTTGAGCTCCCGCAGGACGTCCAGATAGGGCAGGGCGGGCTTGACCATGAGGATGTCGGCCCCCTCGAGGTCGTCCAGGGCCGCCTCCCTCAGGGCGTCCCAGAGCCCCGCCCTGGGGTCCATCTGGTAGCCCGCGCGGTCCCCGAACTGGGGAGCGCTCCCCGCCGCCTCCCGGAAGGGGCCGTAGAAGGCGGAGGCGTACTTCACCGCGTAGGAGAGGATGGGCACGTGGGCGTACCCGGCCCCGTCCAAGGCCTCGCGGATGGCCCGCACCTGGCCGTCCATCATGGCGCTCGGGGCCACGGCGTCCGCCCCCGCCTGGGCCTGGGAGAGGGCGGTCCTGGCCAAGAGCGCCAAGGTGGCGTCGTTGTCCACGTAAAACCCCGAAGGGCCTTCCCGCACCACCCCGCAGTGGCCGTGGTCCGTGTACTCGCAGAGGCAGGTGTCCGCCATGACCAAAAGCCCGGGAACCTCCCGCTTGAGGAGGCGGATGGCCCGCTGCACCACCCCCTCCTCGGCGTAGGCCCCGCGGCCCAGGGGGTCCTTGGCCCCCTCTGGAAGCACCCCGAAGAGGATGACCCCGCCCAGGCCCGCCCCCAGGGCCTGCTCCCCCACCTTGGCTATCTCCGAAAGCGGGTGGCGGAAGACCCCGGGCATGGAGGGGACCTCTTCCCTTTCCCCACCCTCCTTCACAAAGAGGGGGAGGATGAGGCGCTTTGGGGAGAGCTCCACCTCGGCCACCAGGGGCCTCAGGAGAGGGGAACGTAGCCTTCTTGGACGCTCCATGGCTTCCACTATACTCAGAGGGGAGGGAGCATGAACCTGCAGAAGCTCTTGAAGGAGGCCCAAAAAGCCCAGAAGAAGGCCGCCGAGGTCCAGGAGCGCCTAGAGAAGATGACCGTGGTGGGCACGGCCCAGGGCCTGGTGGAGGTGGAGGCCAACGGCCACGGTAGGATCCTGGCCCTGCGCCTCAAGCCCGAGGCCCTAAGGACCTTCCAGGACGACCTCGAGGGCCTGGAGGACCTCCTCCTCGTGGCCATCCAGGACGCCCAGAAGAAGGCCCACGAGCTTTCGGAAAAGGAGATGGCCCGGGAGCTGGGCGGGGTGGGGGACATGCTGGGGAAGCTCCTCTAGCCCATGCGCTACCCCGAAAGCCTCCTCAAGCTCACCCGGGCCCTCTCCCGCCTTCCCGGCGTCGGCCCCAAGACCGCCCAGAGGCTAGCCCTCTTCCTAGTCTTCGGGAGAGAGGAGGCAGAGGGGCTTCGGGAAGCCCTGGAGGGGCTTGGGGCCATTGGGGTCTGCCGGGTCTGCGGCAACCTGGCGGAAGGGGAGGTCTGCCCCATCTGCCAGGACGAAGGGCGGGACCGCACCCTCCTCGCAGTAGTGGAAACCGTGGCCGACCTCTACGCCCTGGAGCGGAGCGGGGAGTTTTCCGGGGTCTACCACGTGCTAGGGGGAGCCCTGAACCCCCTGGAGGGCATAGGGCCCAAGGACCTCAACCTGGAAGGCCTCTGGCCCAGGCTGGAGGGAGTGCGGGAGGTGATCCTAGCCACCTCCATGACCGTGGAGGGGGAGGCCACCGCGCTCTTCCTGGCCGAGGAGCTGAAGCGGCGGGGGGTGAGGGCCACCCGCCTGGCCTACGGCCTGCCCGTGGGGGGGAGCCTGGAGTACGTGGACGAGGTGACCCTGGGCCGGGCCTTAGAGGGGCGGAAGCCCCTCTAGGCCATCACCGAGGTAGGGGAAAACGGGCAGGATGCCCAAGGAAGCCGCGGCCAAGCGCCCCCTTTAGGGGCTTTTGGACAAGGTGGAGGGGTCTTACGCCATCGGCAACCTCGAGGGCCTCCCGGTGGAAGGTGCCCAACGGCCCCGGGTGGACCTGGAGGCTGCCACCGCCGAGCACGCCGCCCCCTTGGGCCACGCCCGGGCCGTCTACGCCGGGACGCTGGGCGCCCCTAGGGCCCAAGGACTCCTGGTGGGGGGAAGCCCTGTGGTAGGCTATGCCCGGATGCTAGGAGAGGACCCCCTTCTCCTCCTGAGGCCAGAGGCCCACCTGGGCCAGGCCGGGCTCCAAGCAGCGCGGGTAGGGAGCACCCTATTGGAGGTCACGGGATGGCCTACCTAGAAAGCCTCGCCCCCTTTGGGGTAAAGCGGGCCGTCCTCACGGGCCTGGACGGCTTGGTTATAGAAGCCTTGGGCCGGGGAGCCCCCCCTGCCGAGACCCTGGCCGCGGAGCTGGCCTCGCTGGCCCGGCACATGGCCCCCCTGGCGGAGGCCCTGGAGGGGGAGGTGCGCCGGTTCACCCTCGCGACCGAGAACCACGAGGTCCTGGCCCTCAAGGTGGGGGAGTACCTCCTGGGGGCCGTGATCGAGCGGGGGATGGACCGGAAGGCCATCGGCCAGGAGCTCTCCCGCATCGCCCTTGGGCTGCAGAACCTCTAGGAGTGCGTGGGATGCGAGAAGCCCTCGAGGCGCTCAAAGCCACCAAAGGGGTCCACGTGGCCGCCCTCCTCAGCGAGGATGGGTTCGTGGTGGAGGAGGTTCGGAAGGAGGGGGCCCCCGAGTCCAGCCTCCTTTCCGCCCGGGCAGCCACCGTTTTGGGTGCCGCCAAGGCCCTGGGCCAGACCCTGGGCCAGGTGGGGCCGGAGGAGGTCATGGTAGAGTACCCGGAGGGGGCGCTCCTCCTCGTGCCCCTGCCCGGCCATCACCTCCTCCTCCTCTTGGACGGGGTGAGGAGCCTTGGCCGGGTGCGGCTCACCTTGAAGCGGGTGCTGCCCCAGATCACGGAGGCCTTAACATGAACGAGATCAAGCTAGACATCCAAATCGACAAGGACACCGCCACCGGGCGCTACACCAACCTGGCCCTCATCGCCCACACCAAAAACGAATTCATCCTGGACTTTGCCCTCCTCCAGCCCCAGGGCGGGGCGCTGGTGGTGAGCCGCATCATCACCAGCCCCCAGCACGCCAAGGCCCTCCTCCGGAGCCTGGGGGAGAACGTGGCCCGGTACGAGGAGGCCTTTGGCCCTATACCCGAACCCGTAGCCGAGACCCAGGCCTAGCCCCGCCCTACCAGGACGGGAGGGCGGCCCTAGCCCACCCCCTTTGCTCCGGGGGCAGCTTGGGAACCCGGAGTGCGGCGGAAGGCACAGGATCGGCTAGAGGTTTTCCCGCCACCAGTCCAGATACATCCTGAGCCGGGCCACCCGCCGGTCCGGCCTGCCGGAGCGGGAGAGCTCGTGCCCCTCCTCGGGCACCCGGAAAAACCTGGTCTTCACCCCCAGGTGGAGGAGGGCGGTGTACCAGGTCTCCCCCTGGTCTACGGGGCAGCGGTGGTCCCCTTCAGCGTGGATCACCAGGGTGGGGGCCTTTACCTGGCGCACCAGGCGCAGGGGGCTCTTCTCCCAAAGCGCTTCCGGGCGCTCCCAGGGCTTGGCGAAAAGCTCCAGGAAGGTGAAGCGGGGGCCGATGTCGCTGGCCCCGAAGAAGCTATACCAGTTGCAGATGCTCCGGTCGGTGACCGCTGCCCGGAACCTCTCGGGATGGCGGGCGGTGAGCCAGTTGGTCATGTACCCCCCGTAGCTGCCCCCTGCTACCCCCACCCTCCCCGGGTCCAGGGGGAAATGGGCCAGGACGTGGTCCAGGAAGCCCAGGAGGTCCCTTTCGTCCCTCTCGCCCCACGCCCCTTCGAGAAGGGCGAAGTCCTGGCCGTAACCCGTGGAGCCCCGGGGATTGCAGAAGGCCACAGCGTACCCCGCCTTTTGGAAGAGGGCGAACTCCAGCATGGGGGCCCGGCCAAAGGCGGTGTGGGGCCCCCCGTGGATGTAGAGGACCACGGGATGGGATCCCTCCCCCTCCGGCAGGAGAACCCAGCCCGGCACCCTATGCCCCTCGGGGCTTGGCCACTCGGTGTAAAGTGGCCCAGCTAGGGGGAGGAGGCCCTCGTTGGGGTCCAAGACCCCCAAGGGCCCCTCCAGCCGGGCCGGGCGGGTGAAGTCCTCCGTGAGGAGGAAGAGGCCCCTCTCGCCCTTGGCGAAGGCCAGGACGCTTCCCCCTGTGGGAAGGGCCTCGGCCTTCCCGTCCAGGCCCACCCGGTAGAGCCGGGCCTCCCCCTCTTCCGTGCGCACGATGTAGACCCCGTCCCCGCCCCACTTGGGTCCCTGGAAGTGGGTTCCAAAGCGCAGGTCCGCGTTGATGGAGTTCCCCAGGCTCCCCTCAAAGAGGACCCGGGCCTCCCCCTCCCTCAGGTGGTGGAGCCTGGCCTCCGTCCCCCCGCCCCGCTCAAAGGCATGGCCTAGGAAGAAGAGCCCTTCCGGGCTCCACTCCAGGGCAAGGATGGGGCCCACGCCCCCATAGATCCTCTGCAGGCCGCCCTCCTCGAGACGGAAAAGGGTGTCCCGCCCCTCCATCTG
The genomic region above belongs to Thermus sediminis and contains:
- a CDS encoding MFS transporter: MKVLRHKPFLRLILSYLVSQAGSKVHRVALLVLVYLLTENALWVSLVLGVQLLGTVVFSPLLSAWADTQDRRRLLIWSDLLRAPLVALIPLLGANSLPALLLLVFAIELLRNLHDPIQNAVVPDLVPKEEVDEANSLILLTDRLSEVLFVGAAGVLVATVGPPFAFYLNAATYLVAGLLLLGLPSLRPHRLPKAGYLDRVKEGLGHLVGHPTIRRAVGTLFVAACFGSVETALGVVLAIKWLGVGSAGFGFMEAAMALGAILGGLAMPYLLRRFPRERLFLYALLLFGVFEASIGLFPVFAWVLVAFFLAGFLNMAFIVPARSILQLNTPQEMRGRIFAAFSAVMNAAVLTGTMLGGALEGVLGAPLVFLLAGVMVSLAAGYALLTGGIPAPQEGPRTTQA
- the hemB gene encoding porphobilinogen synthase, whose protein sequence is MERPRRLRSPLLRPLVAEVELSPKRLILPLFVKEGGEREEVPSMPGVFRHPLSEIAKVGEQALGAGLGGVILFGVLPEGAKDPLGRGAYAEEGVVQRAIRLLKREVPGLLVMADTCLCEYTDHGHCGVVREGPSGFYVDNDATLALLARTALSQAQAGADAVAPSAMMDGQVRAIREALDGAGYAHVPILSYAVKYASAFYGPFREAAGSAPQFGDRAGYQMDPRAGLWDALREAALDDLEGADILMVKPALPYLDVLRELKGRFAKPLFAYQVSGEYAMLKAAALRGWLDERRAVLESLYALRRAGAQGLLTYYALEAARWLREELGP
- a CDS encoding YbaB/EbfC family nucleoid-associated protein, translated to MNLQKLLKEAQKAQKKAAEVQERLEKMTVVGTAQGLVEVEANGHGRILALRLKPEALRTFQDDLEGLEDLLLVAIQDAQKKAHELSEKEMARELGGVGDMLGKLL
- the recR gene encoding recombination mediator RecR, which produces MRYPESLLKLTRALSRLPGVGPKTAQRLALFLVFGREEAEGLREALEGLGAIGVCRVCGNLAEGEVCPICQDEGRDRTLLAVVETVADLYALERSGEFSGVYHVLGGALNPLEGIGPKDLNLEGLWPRLEGVREVILATSMTVEGEATALFLAEELKRRGVRATRLAYGLPVGGSLEYVDEVTLGRALEGRKPL
- a CDS encoding roadblock/LC7 domain-containing protein, which produces MAYLESLAPFGVKRAVLTGLDGLVIEALGRGAPPAETLAAELASLARHMAPLAEALEGEVRRFTLATENHEVLALKVGEYLLGAVIERGMDRKAIGQELSRIALGLQNL
- a CDS encoding roadblock/LC7 domain-containing protein, with the protein product MREALEALKATKGVHVAALLSEDGFVVEEVRKEGAPESSLLSARAATVLGAAKALGQTLGQVGPEEVMVEYPEGALLLVPLPGHHLLLLLDGVRSLGRVRLTLKRVLPQITEALT
- a CDS encoding DUF3467 domain-containing protein, producing MNEIKLDIQIDKDTATGRYTNLALIAHTKNEFILDFALLQPQGGALVVSRIITSPQHAKALLRSLGENVARYEEAFGPIPEPVAETQA
- a CDS encoding S9 family peptidase, with product MEPELLYKVRFLSDLIPGPEGLPLFLLTDIVEGDPPRYRSRLALFDGTLRFLTQEEAKKPRYQAPYVYFLRKVGEVQELFRLDLRGGEAERLTETAGVLDYALGPQGEVAFLALKEVPKPGTPRVYEGWPFKFDGKGLLPEGQVALYLLKDGEKRLLLSRYPAPKEMVFAPEGLYLVMPEDLQAQMEGRDTLFRLEEGGLQRIYGGVGPILALEWSPEGLFFLGHAFERGGGTEARLHHLREGEARVLFEGSLGNSINADLRFGTHFQGPKWGGDGVYIVRTEEGEARLYRVGLDGKAEALPTGGSVLAFAKGERGLFLLTEDFTRPARLEGPLGVLDPNEGLLPLAGPLYTEWPSPEGHRVPGWVLLPEGEGSHPVVLYIHGGPHTAFGRAPMLEFALFQKAGYAVAFCNPRGSTGYGQDFALLEGAWGERDERDLLGFLDHVLAHFPLDPGRVGVAGGSYGGYMTNWLTARHPERFRAAVTDRSICNWYSFFGASDIGPRFTFLELFAKPWERPEALWEKSPLRLVRQVKAPTLVIHAEGDHRCPVDQGETWYTALLHLGVKTRFFRVPEEGHELSRSGRPDRRVARLRMYLDWWRENL